In Georgenia soli, a genomic segment contains:
- a CDS encoding DUF3048 domain-containing protein, protein MGEPVAKPSPSPSPTPPPEPARWPLTGVVVGDGAAERPALSVKVENSAAARPQTGLEEADIVWEEMVEGGITRFNVAYHSVVPDEVGPIRSVRPMDAAISGPVGGLLAFSGGVPPYIQAASDAGLQILSNDDGDPGFYRTSGRRAPHNVYGSGAEFFAAADDAHRAPPKQQFAYADDAASSSAVLHGQPATGIDVRFPRANPGWTWQAQGDAGRGWGPGVWVRDEAGVPQRSADGDALVATNVVVLRVQIVQTEARDAAGNPVPETVLSGQGDAHVGTGGHAIEATWSKAGAREPLVLKDKDGREVELAPGSTWIELVPTAGGSVTIG, encoded by the coding sequence ATGGGGGAGCCTGTCGCCAAGCCCTCCCCGAGCCCCTCGCCCACGCCGCCGCCCGAGCCGGCGCGTTGGCCGCTGACAGGAGTGGTCGTGGGCGACGGCGCAGCCGAGCGTCCCGCACTGTCCGTCAAGGTCGAGAACTCCGCCGCCGCGCGCCCGCAGACCGGTCTCGAGGAGGCGGACATCGTCTGGGAGGAGATGGTGGAGGGCGGGATCACCCGGTTCAACGTCGCCTACCACTCGGTGGTCCCGGACGAGGTCGGTCCCATCCGCTCGGTGCGCCCGATGGACGCCGCCATCTCGGGCCCGGTCGGTGGGCTGCTGGCGTTCTCCGGTGGCGTTCCGCCGTACATCCAGGCGGCGAGCGACGCCGGCCTCCAGATCCTCTCGAACGACGACGGCGACCCCGGCTTCTACCGGACCTCCGGTCGGCGGGCGCCGCACAACGTCTACGGCAGCGGCGCCGAGTTCTTCGCCGCGGCCGACGACGCGCACCGGGCCCCTCCGAAGCAGCAGTTCGCCTACGCAGACGACGCCGCCTCGTCCTCCGCGGTGCTCCACGGTCAGCCGGCGACCGGGATCGACGTCAGGTTCCCGCGCGCGAACCCGGGCTGGACCTGGCAGGCGCAGGGCGACGCGGGTCGCGGCTGGGGCCCGGGTGTGTGGGTCCGCGACGAGGCCGGCGTTCCCCAGCGCTCCGCCGACGGCGACGCGCTCGTGGCGACGAACGTCGTCGTGCTGCGGGTCCAGATCGTGCAGACCGAGGCGCGTGACGCCGCGGGCAATCCCGTGCCCGAGACCGTTCTCTCCGGCCAGGGTGACGCGCACGTGGGCACGGGCGGGCACGCCATCGAGGCGACCTGGTCCAAGGCGGGTGCGCGGGAGCCTCTCGTGCTCAAGGACAAGGACGGCCGTGAGGTGGAGCTGGCTCCCGGCTCGACCTGGATCGAGCTGGTCCCGACCGCCGGCGGATCGGTGACCATCGGCTAG
- a CDS encoding 1,4-dihydroxy-2-naphthoyl-CoA synthase, with the protein MSNLPNRVSETFDPHVWREVEGFHLTDLTYHRGVDRSGGTERDLPVVRIAFDRPEVRNAFRPHTVDELFRTLDHARMTSDVAAVILTGNGPSPKDGGWAFCSGGDQRIRGRDGYRYETEGADDEAPLAQRREQIDPARAGRLHILEVQRLIRTMPKVVIAAVPGWAAGGGHSLNVVCDLSIASRQHARFMQTDANVGSFDAGYGSALLARQIGDKRAREIFFLAREYDAETAERWGVVNEVADHDQLEPLALEYARIIATKSPQAVRMLKFAFNLADDGLAGQQVFAGEATRLAYMTDEAVEGRDAFLERREPDWSGFPYYY; encoded by the coding sequence GTGAGCAACCTGCCGAACCGCGTCTCCGAGACCTTCGACCCGCACGTGTGGCGGGAGGTCGAGGGCTTCCACCTCACCGACCTGACGTACCACCGAGGCGTGGACCGCAGCGGTGGGACCGAACGCGACCTGCCGGTGGTCCGCATCGCCTTCGACCGGCCCGAGGTCCGCAACGCCTTCCGGCCCCACACCGTCGACGAGCTGTTCCGGACGCTCGACCACGCCCGTATGACCTCGGACGTGGCCGCCGTGATCCTCACGGGGAACGGGCCGAGCCCGAAGGACGGCGGCTGGGCCTTCTGCTCGGGCGGGGACCAGCGGATCCGCGGACGCGACGGGTACCGCTACGAGACCGAGGGCGCCGACGACGAGGCCCCGCTCGCGCAGCGCCGCGAGCAGATCGACCCCGCGAGGGCCGGCCGCCTGCACATCCTCGAGGTGCAGCGCCTCATCCGGACCATGCCGAAGGTCGTCATCGCAGCCGTTCCCGGGTGGGCTGCCGGTGGTGGCCACAGCCTCAACGTGGTGTGCGACCTGTCCATCGCCTCGCGCCAGCACGCCCGGTTCATGCAGACGGACGCGAACGTCGGCTCGTTCGACGCCGGCTACGGCTCGGCCCTGCTCGCCCGCCAGATCGGTGACAAGCGGGCCCGGGAGATCTTCTTCCTCGCCCGCGAGTACGACGCCGAGACGGCGGAGCGCTGGGGTGTCGTCAACGAGGTCGCCGATCACGACCAGCTGGAGCCGCTCGCCCTCGAGTACGCCCGCATCATCGCCACGAAGTCGCCGCAGGCCGTCCGGATGCTCAAGTTCGCGTTCAACCTCGCCGACGACGGCCTTGCCGGCCAGCAGGTCTTCGCGGGCGAGGCCACGCGCCTGGCCTACATGACGGACGAGGCGGTCGAGGGCCGGGACGCCTTCCTCGAGCGCCGGGAGCCCGACTGGTCCGGCTTCCCGTACTACTACTGA
- a CDS encoding AMP-binding protein, with protein MTFDPAPPLSAPVASGGADPRLRPLPGGTRPDHVTALLDALRVGLADVAPSATAPPVVLVPHAPGDDGAAVVEALRRRLRRPVPPGTAVILQTSGSTTGTGHLVALPTGSLTASARATEERLAGPGQWLLAVPAHHVAGLQVLVRSVVAGTTPVVLDTTAGFDPRALADAANAMRTDVPGYLSLVPTQLVRVLETGEEAVAPLRRLAAILVGGAATAPRALEQARARGLKVVTTYGMTETGGGCVYDGRPLPGVRLRLTGADDRVEITGPVLAAGYLDDPVADAESFRSEDGVRWLRTSDRAVIVPSAEAAPRISGPLHADGHPPTPGPRSGPLTARELGDDPPLRLRVLGRVDDLINTGGIKVSPGAVERILAGHPAVAEVAVVPVPDPEWGELVTAVVVAAPGEAAPELTPLRKLVSAELDGAHAPRALIELTELPLRGPGKVDRRTTAQLAARALQAPQTLQATKTVQAPEERAGTNPAGHATADEHQHEAAVVRTERYDGAAVPAER; from the coding sequence GTGACCTTCGACCCCGCGCCCCCGCTGTCGGCCCCGGTAGCGTCCGGCGGCGCGGACCCGCGGTTGCGGCCGCTGCCCGGGGGTACGCGCCCGGACCACGTCACGGCCCTTCTCGACGCCCTGCGGGTTGGCCTCGCGGACGTGGCGCCCAGCGCCACGGCCCCGCCGGTCGTGCTGGTGCCGCACGCCCCCGGGGACGACGGCGCCGCGGTCGTCGAGGCCCTCAGGCGCCGCCTTCGACGCCCGGTCCCGCCGGGCACCGCCGTCATCCTCCAGACCTCCGGCTCCACGACCGGGACCGGGCACCTCGTCGCGCTGCCCACCGGGTCGCTCACCGCCTCGGCGCGCGCGACGGAGGAGCGCCTCGCGGGGCCGGGACAGTGGCTGCTCGCCGTGCCCGCCCACCACGTGGCCGGCCTGCAGGTGCTGGTCCGTTCCGTCGTCGCCGGCACGACGCCCGTGGTGCTGGACACCACCGCGGGGTTCGACCCCCGTGCGCTGGCCGATGCGGCGAACGCCATGCGCACCGACGTACCCGGCTACCTCTCGCTCGTGCCCACGCAGCTGGTCCGCGTCCTCGAGACCGGCGAGGAGGCGGTGGCCCCCCTGCGCCGGCTCGCCGCCATCCTGGTCGGCGGTGCCGCGACGGCACCGCGTGCCCTGGAGCAGGCGCGCGCCCGAGGTCTGAAGGTGGTCACCACCTACGGCATGACGGAGACCGGCGGCGGCTGCGTCTACGACGGCCGCCCCCTGCCAGGAGTCCGGCTCCGCCTGACGGGAGCGGACGACCGGGTCGAGATCACCGGCCCGGTCCTCGCCGCCGGGTACCTCGACGACCCCGTGGCCGACGCGGAGTCCTTCCGCAGCGAGGACGGCGTCCGGTGGCTGCGCACCTCCGACCGGGCCGTCATCGTGCCGTCCGCTGAAGCGGCGCCGCGGATCTCTGGGCCTCTGCACGCCGACGGGCACCCGCCCACGCCCGGGCCCCGCTCCGGCCCGCTCACGGCCCGGGAGCTCGGCGACGACCCACCGCTGCGCCTGCGTGTGCTGGGCCGGGTCGACGACCTCATCAACACCGGAGGGATCAAGGTCTCCCCCGGCGCGGTGGAACGCATCCTGGCCGGGCACCCGGCGGTCGCCGAGGTCGCGGTGGTGCCGGTCCCCGATCCCGAGTGGGGAGAGCTTGTCACCGCCGTGGTCGTCGCGGCGCCCGGCGAGGCGGCGCCGGAGCTGACGCCGCTCCGGAAGCTCGTCTCCGCCGAGCTCGACGGTGCGCACGCCCCGCGAGCCCTCATCGAGCTGACCGAGCTGCCCCTCCGGGGGCCGGGCAAGGTGGACCGGCGCACCACGGCGCAGCTCGCCGCGCGCGCGTTGCAGGCCCCGCAGACGTTGCAGGCCACGAAGACGGTGCAGGCCCCGGAGGAGAGGGCCGGCACCAACCCCGCGGGCCATGCCACCGCTGACGAGCACCAGCACGAGGCCGCCGTCGTCCGTACCGAGCGGTACGACGGGGCCGCCGTGCCCGCCGAGCGGTAG